The Ralstonia sp. RRA genomic interval AAATCCAGTGCGAGTTCCAGGCCGTGCTCGTGCGCACGATCACGCAGCCGGCGAAAGTCCTCCAGCGTGCCGAGTTGGGGGTGGATGGCGTCGTGTCCGCCTTCCTGCGCGCCAATGGCGTAGGGGCTGCCCGGATCGTCTGCGTTGGCGCGCAGGCTGTTGTTGCGGCCCTTGCGGTTCGTGCGTCCGATCGGGTGAATGGGCGGAAAGTACAGAACATCGAACCCCATGCCCCGTACGGCACCCAGCCGGCGGATCACGTCGTCAAACGTGCCATGCCTGTGTTCATCATCAGATGCGGAGCGCGGGAACAACTCGTACCAGCTCGCAAACGCGGCACCGTCACGCTCCACCTCCAGCGGGTAGGCGGCGCTCTCCGTATAGAACGGTCGGTAGTCCGACGCGTGGGCCATCACGCGCGCGGTGGCCGGATCCAGCAGCACAGTCAGGCGATGCGTTGGGTCGGCCTGCGCCAGCAGATCGGCCAGCTTGTGCAGGGCACTCACCGGTGCGTCCTTGGGGGCGTGATCGGCAGCATGTGCGACCAGCTGTGCGCCTTCGTTCAGCTCCAGTGTCACATCCACGCCGGCGGTGTGTTTCTTCTCCAGTTCTGAGCGGTACGTGCCAAACGCGTCGCGCCATGCGCCGATGGCGTAGACATGGCGGCCGAGCCGCTCGGGGCGGAATGCGCCTCGCCAGCGGTCATTGCCCAATGGCACCATCGGTACCTGCTGCCACGCGTCTTCGTCTTGCGCACGCCATAGCAGGCGCACTGCCAATTGATCGTGCCCATCCATCAAGACATCGGCCTCGACGACGATGTGGTCGCCCACCAGCCGCTTGGCGGCAAAGCGGCCATCGTCTACCGCAGGGCTGACCTGCTCGATGGCAATGCGCGGCGCCGCGACTGCGGCATTGGCGGGATCTTTGGTAACACCGGACTTTGCACGTGCTCCCGCGCTGGACCTTGCCGGTGCGAGATACCGTACCGGCGCGCTGCGGAATACGCGCCAGACCTGTACGCCACCGGGCGGTAGACCGATCTCCGTCAGTGGCCGGGCGCTGGGGCGTAGTGCGTCGTCGCAACTGCCAGGGGGCTCGGTCAACTGGTCCAGCACCACGCCACGCGTAAAGCCACCAGCCACGCCAGGCAGCAAGCGGTCCGCATTGACCGACACTCCCAGTTGCAGGTCCGGATTGATGACGATGAGCGTGGCCGCATCACCGGCGCGCAGGTCAGGGCCATCGGCACGCAGCAGGGCACTCACTGGAGCCTCGGGCCCAGTCAGCATGCGCAGTTCAGCGTTCGGCGCCAGCGTTCCGGAGTCCCGTGCGGCGCGGATGGTGGCGTTCACATCGCGCACGGCATTGCTGAGATCGAACGCCGCATGGGCATCGATCCACTGCTGGTCTGATGGATCGCCATGGTCGGCCAGCATGGGCAGCAGGGCTCCGCGTTCGAAGCCCCATGGCATGAGCCACCCTGCGTCAAGTGCATCGGCGGCGTGGAGGATGCGGCGATAGGCGCGCTCGCGCACCGTGGTATCGCCAAATGCCTGGCCGTAGCGCGTGCCGAACGGTGCTTCCACGGTGGCAATGGGCGGTGCCACGGCCGCAAGCCGGGCATGCTCCTCGACCACCCAGCCCGCACGAAAATCCCACCACCGCAGCGACGAGAACGTGGCATCGAAACCCACCCCAGCCAGCGTGTCCACAGCCGCGCCATCCATGCCGGGCGTCCATGCGAGGAACCGTGTGGCGCCGTCTCCGCGCACCGCGTTGATGAGCGTGCGCCAGCGTGGCGCGGCAAGGCGTGCTGGCGCTTCACAGCGGAATCCATCGATGCCCAGCGCCACCCACGCGCGCAACAGCTGCGTCCACCACGCAAGGATGGCGTCCGCATAGCGCGAATCGTCATGGTGGAAGGAAGCGACTTCCAGATGCGACGGCGGCAGGCGTGGGTCGAGCGCATCACCGTCTTCGGCTCGACTGGAGAGCCAGTCAGGGTGATCGACACGCAAAGGTGCGTCGATGGCCATCCGATCAATCACGAGATCGAGCAGCAGCGAGAGTCCGCGTGTGCGGCACGCCGCCGCAAGCGCGGCGAGTGCTGCATCGGCCGGGCCGCCACCCAGTGCGTCATGTAACTGCGTGTGGTCACGCGTGACGAATACGTTGCCGCCCGTGCCCACTGAAAACGGCGGTGCCATCAGCACGTGGTCGAAGCCCAGCGAAGTGATGCGGTCGAGCACACCCTCCCACCGGTCCAGCCGACCCAGTTGCAATGGGTGCAGATAGCAGATGGAGGGCGCATAGACCGACGCCTTCCACAGCCGGGTTGTCGGCTTTGCTACGGATTTCGCTTCGCTACCGGGCGGCTTGGTTGCCTTGAGCGCCGCAGTGGTCTTACGTGGGCTGGTGCCCTTGGGCGGTTGGATTGGGGGCATGGGTGCGGCACGGATCGACTGACCCACGTTGTCGCGCAAGAGCCATGCCAATCGGACACCTGCTGCCCGTCGTCCCCGTGCTGATGTGCCGCGCCGTGGCTTTGCGTGATCCGCTTATCCAGAGGGCGCGTGCAGCGTGTGCAACCTGGGCGTGCGCTGTGTAATTTCGTCTATGGCGCATACCGCACATCGCTTGTGGAAGCCGGGGGAAATGCGTGGGCGACGTCGGAGCCGCGTGAGATACCCGCCACCGCTCTCGCGGGAGGCGGTGCTTAGTGTCGCAATAGAAAAAAACAATCGACGAAATCAGATCAATCAACTTGTGCAATGCAGTGATCGACGATACGATCACTCCCGTCGTCAACCAAGCAACTCAACCGAAAACCACTATGTCGCTGATTAATACGCAAGTTCAACCGTTCAAGGCCGAAGCTTTCCACAACGGCAAGTTCATCACCGTTACGGAAGAGTCGCTCAAGGGCAAGTGGTCCGTGCTGATCTTCATGCCGGCCGCGTTCACGTTCAACTGCCCGACCGAAGTGGAAGATGCTGCTGACAACTATGCAGAATTCCAAAAGGCCGGCGCTGAGGTCTACATCGTTACGACCGACACGCACTTCTCGCACAAGGTGTGGCACGAAACCTCGCCGGCCGTGGGCAAGGCACAGTTCCCGCTGGTGGGCGACCCCACGCACGCACTGACCAACGCTTTCGGCGTGCACATCCCCGAAGAAGGCCTGGCTCTGCGCGGCACGTTCGTGATCGACCCGCAAGGCACGATCAAGACGCTGGAAGTGCACGACAACGCCATCGCACGTGACGTGAAGGAAACCCTGCGCAAGCTCAAGGCTGCCCAGTTCGTCGCCAACAACCCGGGCAACGTGTGCCCGGCCAAGTGGAACGAAGGCGCGAAGACCATCAAGCCGTCGCTGGATCTGGTCGGCAAGATCTAAGTTGTAAAGGCTGTTGCTGCAGAAATGCAGCGTGAAAAACGGCCGGCTCTGCCGGCCGTTTGCTTAAGGGCGCAGGCATGTGCCGCGCCCCGTAACTGAATCAAAACGAATAAAGGAAGTCGTCATGCTGGATGCTGATGTCAAGGCCCAACTGAAGGCCTACCTCGAACGCCTCGTGCAGCCCATTGAACTGGTCGCCAACGTCGATGACAGCGAGGGCTCCCGCGACATGATGGACCTGCTGCGTGATGTGGCCGAGCAGTCCAGCATGATCGTGCTGACCGAACAACGTGACGCGGCTGAGCGTGCGCCGTCGTTCCTGATCCGCCGCACCGGCTCCGATGTGAGCGTGCGTTTTGCCGCGATCCCGACGGGTCACGAGTTCACCTCGCTCGTGCTGGCGCTGCTGCAAGTGGGCGGCTATGCGCCCAAGCTCGAAGCCGACGTCATCGAACAGATTCGCAACATCGAAGGGGATTTCCGCTTCGAGACCTACATGTCGCTCACGTGCCAGAACTGCCCGGACGTGGTCCAGGCGCTGAACGTGATGTCCGTGATCAACCCGCGCATCCAGCACGTCGCCATTGACGGCGGCATGTACCAGGACGAAATCGAGCAGCGCAAGATCATGGCGGTGCCGACGGTGTTCCTGAACGGTGAAACCTTCGGCACGGGCCGCATGGGCGTGGAAGAGATCCTCGCCAAGATCGACACCGGTGCCGCAGCGCGTGATGCTGAAAAGCTCGCCGCCAAGGAGCCGTATGAAGTGCTGATCGTGGGCGGTGGCCCGGCCGGCGCTGCAGCTGCCGTGTACGCAGCACGCAAGGGTGTGCGCACTGGCGTGGTGGCCGAGCGCTTTGGTGGTCAGGTGCTGGATACGCTGGCCATCGAGAACTTCATCTCCGTGTCGGAAACCGAAGGGCCGAAGTTTGCCGCCGCGCTGGAGCAGCACGTGCGCCAGTACGAGGTCGACATCATGAACGCGCAGCGCGCAGTCAAGCTCACGCCGGCTGATGCGCCGGGCGGCTTTGCCGAGGTGACGCTGGCCAATGGTGCGGTGCTCAAGGGCCGCTCGATCATCCTGTCGACCGGTGCACGCTGGCGCAATGTGAACGTGCCCGGCGAGCAGGAATACAAGAACAAGGGCGTGGCGTACTGCCCGCACTGCGATGGCCCGCTGTTCAAGGGCAAGCGCGTGGCCGTGATTGGCGGTGGCAATTCTGGTGTGGAAGCCGCCATCGACCTGGCTGGCCTGGTCAACCACGTCACGCTGCTGGAGTTTGCTGAAGAACTGAAGGCAGACGCCGTGCTGGTGCGCAAGCTGAAGAGCCTGCCGAACGCGACCATCGTCACCAACGCACAGACCAGCGAGATCACCGGCAACGGTGAGAAGGTGAACGGTCTGCGCTACAAGGACCGCGTGGGCGGCGTCGAGCACGAGATCGCGCTGGAAGGCGTGTTCGTGCAGATCGGTCTGGTGCCCAACACCGAGTGGCTGGATGGCGCGGTGGAGCGCAACCGCTTTGGCGAGATCGTTGTCGATGCGCGCGGTCAGACCAGCGCGGAAGGCGTGTTCGCTGCAGGCGATGCGACCACCACGCCGTACAAGCAGATCATCATCGCCACGGGTGATGGTGCCAAGGCTGCGCTGTCTGCGTTCGATCACCTGATCCGGGTGCCGCTGGCGGAAGCTGCGTGAGCCTGAAGCGTTATCCGATGGAGAAAGCCGGACCTTGCGAAAGCAGGTCCGGCTTTTTTTTCGTCTAGCGCGTGTGCCTCAGTAGAAAGCGCTCGACCACCTGTACGAAATGCGGCGGACATTCCTGCATCGGGTAGTGACCGCACTGCGACAGTGTCACCAATTCCGCATTGGGATGCCAAGCAAGGAAGGTCTGCTTCATGGCCGTTTCATCCAGGCCAGGGTCGTTGCTTCCGACGATGATCAGGAACGGCGTTTCCAGCCCTTGCACGTCTTCGACGAAGCGGGTTGTCGTCAGCATGTGCAGGTAGCGCGGACGGTATTCGGGCGCGGTGCACGCTCTGTTCTGGCGCAGCTTTGCCTTGGCCCATCCATCCGATAGACCACCTGTGACGAACTGGATCAAACGGCAGAACGCCGCGTCGTTGTCACACGTGCTGGCAAAGAACGCGGCAGCGGCTTCTGGGAGCGGGTTGCCCGCAGCGGAAATCGGGCAGATCGCCACCGCGCTCTGGATGCGCTCCGGGGCGTCGGCTGCCATGCGCTGCGTTGCCATCCCGGTCATGGAGTGGCCGACTAGATGAAATTGCCGCCAGCCGAGGTGATCCGCCACGGCAAAGCTATCGGTAGCAATTTCGTTGATGGTGACGGCACCCGCGAGGTGCATGGACAGGCCGTAGCCGCGCAGGTCGACAAAGGCGTAGGTGAAGGCCGTGCTGTCCAGGTAGGGCAGTATGGCGTCGTAGTTGGTGTGGTCGCCCAGCCAGTCATGCATGACGAGCACGTGCTCTGGCCCGGAGCCGTGGAGCGTGAAGCCAAGGTGGGTGTTCGAGGGCTGGGGCGGCAAGAGGTTGCGGTGCATTTCGAAGACTCCTTTTTGGGTGTGGAAAGCCAAAAAGAAGCGCCCTCGCGGCGGACCGGGAGGGCGTTCGAAATTGGTACCGATGATATCGGCCAGGGTGACTCGATGTCAACGCGGCGCCCGACCTCGGGCGTCACTGGTCGCCTTGCGGCTGCGGACTCACCACGCTCCGGCTCTTGCCATCGACCTCTCGTACGGGCAATGCGGCAGCATCCACGCTGTCGATGCAGTACGCGTTCACGCTGAGAAACTCGGGATTGCTGCGGCGCTGGTGATAGACATAGATGCCGCACGTACCGCAAAAATAGTGCTGGGCGATGCCGCTGTTCCAGCGGTACAGGCGTAGCGCGTCCTGGCCGTGCGTGATGTGGAAGCGCTCGCGCGGCACGGTCGCCATCAGCGCATTGCGCTTGCTGCACAGTGAGCAGTTGCAGCGGATCAGTTCATCGAGTTCCGCGTCGAACATGAAGGCGACGGCTTGGCAGTGGCATGTTCCCGT includes:
- the ahpF gene encoding alkyl hydroperoxide reductase subunit F; this translates as MLDADVKAQLKAYLERLVQPIELVANVDDSEGSRDMMDLLRDVAEQSSMIVLTEQRDAAERAPSFLIRRTGSDVSVRFAAIPTGHEFTSLVLALLQVGGYAPKLEADVIEQIRNIEGDFRFETYMSLTCQNCPDVVQALNVMSVINPRIQHVAIDGGMYQDEIEQRKIMAVPTVFLNGETFGTGRMGVEEILAKIDTGAAARDAEKLAAKEPYEVLIVGGGPAGAAAAVYAARKGVRTGVVAERFGGQVLDTLAIENFISVSETEGPKFAAALEQHVRQYEVDIMNAQRAVKLTPADAPGGFAEVTLANGAVLKGRSIILSTGARWRNVNVPGEQEYKNKGVAYCPHCDGPLFKGKRVAVIGGGNSGVEAAIDLAGLVNHVTLLEFAEELKADAVLVRKLKSLPNATIVTNAQTSEITGNGEKVNGLRYKDRVGGVEHEIALEGVFVQIGLVPNTEWLDGAVERNRFGEIVVDARGQTSAEGVFAAGDATTTPYKQIIIATGDGAKAALSAFDHLIRVPLAEAA
- a CDS encoding GFA family protein, which gives rise to MQHTGTCHCQAVAFMFDAELDELIRCNCSLCSKRNALMATVPRERFHITHGQDALRLYRWNSGIAQHYFCGTCGIYVYHQRRSNPEFLSVNAYCIDSVDAAALPVREVDGKSRSVVSPQPQGDQ
- a CDS encoding alpha/beta hydrolase, with protein sequence MHRNLLPPQPSNTHLGFTLHGSGPEHVLVMHDWLGDHTNYDAILPYLDSTAFTYAFVDLRGYGLSMHLAGAVTINEIATDSFAVADHLGWRQFHLVGHSMTGMATQRMAADAPERIQSAVAICPISAAGNPLPEAAAAFFASTCDNDAAFCRLIQFVTGGLSDGWAKAKLRQNRACTAPEYRPRYLHMLTTTRFVEDVQGLETPFLIIVGSNDPGLDETAMKQTFLAWHPNAELVTLSQCGHYPMQECPPHFVQVVERFLLRHTR
- a CDS encoding maltotransferase domain-containing protein, with protein sequence MPPIQPPKGTSPRKTTAALKATKPPGSEAKSVAKPTTRLWKASVYAPSICYLHPLQLGRLDRWEGVLDRITSLGFDHVLMAPPFSVGTGGNVFVTRDHTQLHDALGGGPADAALAALAAACRTRGLSLLLDLVIDRMAIDAPLRVDHPDWLSSRAEDGDALDPRLPPSHLEVASFHHDDSRYADAILAWWTQLLRAWVALGIDGFRCEAPARLAAPRWRTLINAVRGDGATRFLAWTPGMDGAAVDTLAGVGFDATFSSLRWWDFRAGWVVEEHARLAAVAPPIATVEAPFGTRYGQAFGDTTVRERAYRRILHAADALDAGWLMPWGFERGALLPMLADHGDPSDQQWIDAHAAFDLSNAVRDVNATIRAARDSGTLAPNAELRMLTGPEAPVSALLRADGPDLRAGDAATLIVINPDLQLGVSVNADRLLPGVAGGFTRGVVLDQLTEPPGSCDDALRPSARPLTEIGLPPGGVQVWRVFRSAPVRYLAPARSSAGARAKSGVTKDPANAAVAAPRIAIEQVSPAVDDGRFAAKRLVGDHIVVEADVLMDGHDQLAVRLLWRAQDEDAWQQVPMVPLGNDRWRGAFRPERLGRHVYAIGAWRDAFGTYRSELEKKHTAGVDVTLELNEGAQLVAHAADHAPKDAPVSALHKLADLLAQADPTHRLTVLLDPATARVMAHASDYRPFYTESAAYPLEVERDGAAFASWYELFPRSASDDEHRHGTFDDVIRRLGAVRGMGFDVLYFPPIHPIGRTNRKGRNNSLRANADDPGSPYAIGAQEGGHDAIHPQLGTLEDFRRLRDRAHEHGLELALDFAIQCAPDHPWLREHPGWFAWRPDGSIKYAENPPKKYEDIVNVDFYADEAKPALWNALRDVVMFWADEGVRLFRVDNPHTKPLPFWEWMIGEVRARYPDAVFLSEAFTRPKVMYRLAKVGFSQSYTYFTWRHTKQEFIDYLTELTRTPVREYFRPHFFVNTPDINPVFLQTSGRPGFLIRAALAATLSGLWGVYNGFELCEGTALPGKEEYLDSEKYQLRAWDHDRPGNIVREIALLNRIRRANPALHSHLGVAFQPASSEHILFFSKSTPPALPSNPADLANAPSPEHFGDNTLFIAINLDPHHAHASDIELPLWQWGLPDHGALMAEDLVSGQRTVWRGKWQHIHLEPAQPFAIWRVRPALPSEEQPS
- the ahpC gene encoding alkyl hydroperoxide reductase subunit C, which encodes MSLINTQVQPFKAEAFHNGKFITVTEESLKGKWSVLIFMPAAFTFNCPTEVEDAADNYAEFQKAGAEVYIVTTDTHFSHKVWHETSPAVGKAQFPLVGDPTHALTNAFGVHIPEEGLALRGTFVIDPQGTIKTLEVHDNAIARDVKETLRKLKAAQFVANNPGNVCPAKWNEGAKTIKPSLDLVGKI